In Salarias fasciatus chromosome 4, fSalaFa1.1, whole genome shotgun sequence, the DNA window ACAAATATGAACATGTAAACAAAAGACTCACCTTGACAGTTTGTTACTTCAAAACATGCCAGCTCCCCAAGTGCCAACTTCACAACTTACATGCAGATTGCTTTCACTTTTGTCTTTAAAGATCATTGTGGTTACAAGCATGCATACGGAAGTCATGAAGAGATGCACAAACCAAGGGTGCAATGTTGGCTGGTGTGTTATTCCTGTGACTTGTTGCATCCGTAGCGTGAGAAGTGAGCTGCTCACAGGCGGCTGTGTGCGTGTCCTGGCCGTGATGTTACTGTGGCCACTGGTTGCTTCCCGGTCGCCTCAAGGCCTGTTAACGTCAAACCAACATAAACAGGTATGGGATTAGTTGCTGCACGGTTTGCTCTGTGTTTAAGGCTCTTTAATAAAATTAATCAGAATCCAAATTTAAGAGAGCTTTTAATTACTTATGAATGAACACAGACTTGTATATAGCTTCaacagtgttgggcaagttacttgcTACGGAATGTGCAATGGCAGTGTAGCAATGTAGTGGAAGTGAGTGATGAAATGAAGCagtctgttttcctctcatttatTTTATCCTCCTGTtttatgtctatttttttttcaaccctctacaaatgcacacagatcatttcattattttgggGTTGCTGTGGTATAGTGCTCAATGAAACAACTGTGAAATTTGATCACTGTACCCAGTATCCAAACAATGAAGCAGTGGATCAGTGAAGCACAACATACAGTATGTTGAAACTTTTTATTGTAGCCACTGAAACGTTTAGAAAGTATACTTTTGGCAGTGCAAAAATTAAACTGTGCCTCGGACCATTTAGCAGCTGCAGGAATGAATAATCATGTAAAACAGATTCAAACATAAACACAGTGAGGTTTATACTTTATAACTCAAGACAACTAAACTCTCCCAATTGGAGACCTCATATTCAGTAATGATGTTCAAACTTACAAGTACTTTCAGCCTCAAAAAGAGAAAGTAAAGAAATAAtattaattgaaaaaaacaaacaaacattgtcaCCCTCACAAACATAATTCATGTTTAactaaaacaatattttctccGGTCTGGCCATTTAGATAAATGAAAGTACTGATGAAATCAAAAATGGTAAATCAAGAACTTTAGCGGTATAAGAGACACACTTGGAAATATTAACCTGCCTGGCCTTGTGGATCACCCTTGGGAGGAACACATCCGATCATCATATCAGTGCTCATCAACATTGGGGGCCCTCAAACCAATGGTTGTACCtcaagaggagaagcttctcaaacatcgctcatttcggctatattttttcatccatcgccagtgttatcataaagtcagcttgtctaccgtcttcaggtgggtcagcttacagttttcgctaacttagccacaattagctcagatgggaacgtcgcggagctcctctccccagcagagaggcgcTTTGGCTGGGCCTTGGCTGTCACGGCGCTGTctgctgacccacctgaagacgggaCGGCCAGGGGCagaatgagcgattttgcagagattatgtcccgcgccgAAGCTCCCTTGcggtggcccccgctaaatcggttggatctaaataacttctgaggactccgagctgcacaatgtttgagtatatgagcatgcacacacctataaataaggtccaggtgtcaaaaaaccgaagttgccctttaatgctttatttagatttttgtcAAAAGAATAAGAGTAGAGGTTAAATGAATCACTGTACTCTACAGTTCACTCAAAAGGAGTTTAAAcgtttaaaattaaaaaatctaaatgaattATGCAAAGCATAAAGACCACAATTCAAAATGGTTTACTCGAGAATGACAGGTAATCCCAAATTAAAATAAGACAACAGTATTTCACAgtataaaatgaattaaaattaattCACTTGTTCTTTAAGAACTTCACAAATGATCTGATATTATTGCAGTTCCTTGATTATTACTTACCAGATTCAATCAAATTAatgtgcaataaaaacaaatacataaacaaAACGCTCACCTTGAAGGTTTGTTACCATACTCCTAAATGTGCCAACTCCAGTTGTTCCAACTTtgcagccaacacacacacacacacacacacacacacacacacaagttgcTTTCATTTTTCTAGATTGTTTTGGTGACAAGCATGTGTACCCAGCAGGCATTTTAGCATTGAGGCACTGCTGAATCAACATCAAGTACCTGTTGAATAACTGTTGATTTTTATGTTGACTGATATATGGTGCAACACACCCGTAACAAAGGgatttgtaaaatgtttgtttagtATTTCACCCAAGTTCACAGTTTTATGAAAGGATGTAATTTAACTGTTAGCATGGCTATTTTATTAGACACAAATCTATCTTTACTAGACAATGAGAACACAGGCAAAGAAAAAGATAAGGtgggggttaacattcacataaacacacattctaTACTGTTCTCATAGGTATGAAACAGCTAGCATAACTCGGCCTTTCAAAACGTTCCGCAAATAAACAGGCCGCCTGTTGTACTTTGAAAGAATTTAATGAAGAAAAGGTCAAACTAAAATGAACAAAGAAATAACACAGATAAGCATTAGCCTACACGCAGGTAACACAACAGGTAAATATAACAAGGTCCTGGCAACAAACTGACAAATAGCTCTATCTCTCAAACAGGTAAATTAAACTAGCCAGTACAAAGTACAAAATGAATCAAACCAACACACAATAgaattaaagcagaactaaGCAACTTTTtaacctcaataaatgtttttcagaatccctgtgggggtaaacaaatagtctctccagctgtcctaggtcttccccggggtctcctcccggtgggacatgcctggaacacctccccgGTGAGGGTCCGGGGTGGAGGTGTTCCACAGTCTCAAAAGCTTCATCACACTCACATCATCCAGTTGGGCGTTTTCCTATTAGTGCTAGAGTCTCATTCCCACTTTGTGAGCTGTGTCCTGCTTTGTGCAGGAAGGCTGCGACACAGGTGTCCTCCACACCCAGCTGTCCAGGGGCTCCAATCAGGTGATCGGATCCACCTGGTCTTTCTCCTTCTTGACAGGGATGGGAGGTGGGGTCAGCTCACTGCCACTTTTGACAgaacaaatatacatattttttaaattccaaGTTGTATAGTTTCCAAAGACTGTAGGAATGTGAAACtggtcacattttttttaagacacataaaacaaaaaaaatttttaaaaattctttCATCTACCACAAGGAAGCGCCATTTTACCTTCCAGAGCTTGAGTATTGCATGGGCTACAACAATTTCTGCTatcataaaaacattaaatattgctgagaaacaaaactatacaggttcatttcatttcctcagATACATACAGCCTCTCTGTACACATTCTATTTAAAGCACACAATTCACAaacaaatggggaaaaaaaaaaacttttttaataaTATCAATGTTGATTGAAAACTACAAGACAAAACAATGATCTGTATGCAGGTCAATTTgacatgtgtttttttatttaaagtattttctttaaaggaaaaaaatcaaagtagTTGAATAGGAACAGTGTCACTCATTTGACCTGactagaaaatgaatgaatgaatgaatgaatgaatgaatgaatgaatggatggatggatggatggatggatggatggatggatggatggatggatgaatgaatgaatgaatgaacaataACATGGTCATCCAAAATAGTCATTCCATATTTTCCACATTATtcagtaaaacaaacacagatttcaaaaaatgtttacGAATACAAACAGCCATACAAATGCATATTGATCATGATTTACttaaaatttaaaagaagaCTGAGAAATACTCGAGGTCTTTTTGAGTCATCCACATATCATTCAGACTTCACTCTTTCTCTGGCTCATCTTCTGGCTCAACTTCTGGCTCATCTTCCTCAGGTTCAGGTAGGCTGTTCAGGTAATCTTCTCCTAAATTAATCATCTGTCTCAGTGCAAACAGTATCAGAGCATTCATGTTGTCATTTGGTGCCATTTCTGTGTGATAGTTTTTCACAAGAAAGATGCAGTTTGGTGGAAGGCCGAGAAGCTGGCTGGCTTTGTCAACCTGCGTTTCAACAACATCAATATTATTGTAAAAATTATATATGCTCTGGTAACcaagagaacagaggagatgaGACACATAAACTCACCTGTTCCTTTAGGGATCGGCTCCGATAGACATGGGTAATATCCTCTTTCACCTTTGGACAGTATTCATCGACTTTGGTGAGAACAATCAGCTGGGGAATTCCTGTTAACAGAGACATCTGATCAGACTttgtttcattgatttcatctctccaaatgaagcagaaaagaGAATTCACACTCTCACCCTCCTCACTAGCTGCTAGTCTGATGTTTCTCATCTTTGTTCGCATCGTTTCAGATATGAGAGATATTTTATCAGCAGGAATGACAAAAACCACAACATGAACCTTGTCATTCAGAGTCGGATTTGCGTTGTATAAATCATCATCCTCTGAAATTGGATTTTCAGaatcaaactggaaaaaacattgaaatgttaGTCACAATATACAACTTGATATCTATCTGCTATAGATTAATGCATTTGGATAAGGATagctgaaaatgaaagcataaaatattcaataatatcTGAGTGTGTACCTTGTAACCATCACGCACATGTCCTTTCAGGACACATTTAATGTCCTCTACATCAATTCCAGAGTTGGTTGGCTCTTCCAGGCCTTTGGTGTCATTGAAAACGAAGTTATATGATTCCTTCTTGCTTTTCTCGATTTTGTAAGTTGTGTACTTTGAAGCAGAAAGTGAAGTCGTTGTAATTATTATCATGAATCAGCAGCTGTTGTCAATCACTAGCATCACTGTTTGAAATGTTAAAGTTTCTACCTTGTTAGTCAggatcaataaattaataaaattaatCTGAATCCAAATTCAAGAGGCCTTCAAATTACTTATGAACAAACAGACAGACTTGTACATGGCTTCCACTGAAATCATCAGTTAAAACACTTTACTTTCTGGGTGAAGCTGGTCCAATTTGCTCCATCTGACATAGCTCCGCAGGTGATTCTCCTTTGAAACAGACTGTTCACAGAGTTGATGAAAGTAGATTTGCCAGTGCCAACTGGTCCGTGGAGCAGAATTCGGACATGTTTAACACTTTTCATGCGAGGTTTGTAAAGCTTCACATCATAAAGACTTTTCTCGTAGTCCCTGTCAATTAAAAAGAAGCTGTTAcaaaatgctgtatttttttttattgataacACAAGATTAAAATTGTCACACGATGATATGACTTAACATTACAAAAGGTGAAAACATTTGTATTGGAAGGTGTTGACACTGTGGCATCCGGCTGATGGAGGATTGAGACATACTCACTCTGGCAATGTCCTCCATGGCTTACTCAACAATACTAAAGGGAGAAttataaacacaaacattattttgacaaattaatgcttcatttattctgttttgaATATATGGACTGGCCATGCTTTGTGATGACTTGGCCAAGAAGCCATCAAGTGTCACTAAGATCAACAGCTGTGATACTGATAGTCTGGCCGCAGCAATGTTGAAGAATCAGCAGAATGTGTTGAGGATCTGATTGTGAAACTTCTTAGATCAGACAACTTTCAGTCACTGCTGTGCTGACTGTCAGCAGAATACATGCGATCACACAACCGCCAGCAAAAAATGGAATAATTTGCTCCAACAAATGGGACATTTAAGTATTAGAACTTACCTCCACCCATGACTGTAATGTAGCACACCTGTAATCTGGAGGGAAAGAATATGGTTATTgtccaaaaacacatttcaactggACTCTAAAggatgtgtgactgtgtgtctaCTTCTCAGACTACGTTAAAAAGAATGTGAAAACTGAGTGATGAATGCATGCAGTGCAAGCAAATATAAACAACTAGTGTTTtcaacccattttttttttctggtatgTCAAACCTATGTTAAAGCtaataaatcatttttcatCCTTTGTGCAGATTcttgtcaaaaaataaaaattgaggTGAAATGAATCACTGAACACTTTAGTCTggaaatacatacatacatatcctTAAAGAAAAATAGTTTATCACTTAAAATGAAAGAATCAAAccaacatttttcaaagcacaaacacaacaatTCAAAATGGTTTACTCAAAAATGATCTGTAAAATGTGTATAAAATTCATTCAAAttgattttctcttctttatgAACTTTACAAATTATTGGGTATTATTACAGGTCCTGAATTTCAAATTAAACTACAATacaaacataaatacataaacaacAGACTCACCTTGAGGGTTTGTTTCTTCAAAATGTATCAACTCTCCGAGTGCCAAATTCACAATTTAGATGCAAATTGCTTTCGTTTTCCTTTTTAAAGATCATTGTGGTTATAAGCATGCATACGGAAGTAATAAAGAGAAACAGAACCCAATGGTGGAAAGTCCCACTggaaaataaagtttgtttaatAATTAACTTTTCATAGCATTATGTTTGGGAAATATGTTTATTAAATACATAGAGAGAATCGAACCAGGAAAAACTGGCtcgtttctctttctctttcagtaTGTGCTCATCTTTATATTGTGGAAATAACGTTTGGCAAACAGGTAAGAAGTGGGGCAGAAAATCAGTTGGTAAACGTTTATACTTAAGTAGAAATACAGCTATATAAAAATCAAAAAGGAAGACATTAAatgtctgaaaaacacaaaagctctttcaaaaaatgttaacttgatttgctttttttatCACACCCAAGCAGAAAGCAAGACAAAGCGGAAACCCACTGCCATGATGGAGGGAATGCGGAGCAATGATGGTTGATCATACCCATATTTTCCAGCTTTCACATCCCTTTACCTGGGTCATATTCCTGATGGATTGAGTAGAGATGATGGCTATCTCCTGAAAATTCTACTGGTATCTTGTAAAAAGTCCTTTAAAATAAACTGGCTTCAAAAACAAcgaggacggtggaaggaatacttcgagggcCTTCTCAATcctgtcgccacgtcttccgtggaggaagcagaggccgaggtctcagaggtggactcgtccatcacccaagctgaagtcaccgaggtggttggaaAGCTTCTCGGtagcaaggcaccgggggtggacgagattctccctgagtaccttaagtctctggatgtgcagggactgtcttggttgacacgtctctgtaacattgcgtggcggtcggggacggtgcctctagACTGGCAGactggtggtccccctgttttaAAAGGGGAACTGGAGGCTGTGATCCAACTATaaggggatcacactcctcagcctccccgggaaagtctatgccagggtactggagaggaggattcgaccgatagtcgaaccccagattcaggaggaacaatgcggtttccgtcctggtcgtggaacactggaacagctctataccctccataggttGCTCGGGGGCTTGTGGGAGTTCGTCCAACCAGTCCTCaggtgttttgtggatttggagaaggcattcgaccacTTACCTCTTGGTATCTTGTAGGGGGTGCTTTGTGagtacggagtccggggcccttCTTTAAGGGCCGTCAAGTCTTTGTATGACCGAAGCAGGAGCCTGGTCctcattgccggcagtaagtcggacctgttacCAGCGCGTGTTGGACTCCAGCaaggctgccctttgtcaccagttctgttcgTCATTTTTATGAACAGATTTCTAGGCGCAGCCAGGAGCCAGAGAGGGTTCGGTTTGGTAGCCACAGGATTTCGTCTCTGattttgcagatgatgctgtcctgttggcttcatcgaacccagacctccagcatgcactggggcggttcacagccgaaTGTGAaagatgaggatcagcacctccaaatctgaagccatggtcctcaaccggaaggAGGTGGTTTGCCCTCTtcaggtcagtggagagaccctggctcaagtggaggagtttaagtatcttggggtcttgttcatgagtgggggacggatggagcatgagattgacaggcggatcggtgcagcgtctgcagtgatgcagtcgtcgtatcggtctgttgtggtgaagagggagctgagccgaaaggcgaagctctcaatttaccggtcaatctaagtctccaccctcacctatggtgatgagctttgggtcatgactgataGGACAAGATTCCAGATACAAGCGACCGAAATTAGTTTCCTTCATAGGGTGGCTGAgcactcccttagagatagggtgaggagctcagtcaccagggaggagctcagagtagagctgctactccttcacctcgagaggagccagctgaggtggctcaggcatctgtttaggatgcctcttggacgcctccctagggtggtgttccgggcatgtcccaccgggaggaggcGCTGAGAAAGATctaggacatgctggagagactatgtctcacggctggcctgggaacaccttgggatcctcccggaagagctggaggaagtgtctggggacagggaagtctgggcatctctgctgacaCTGCTGCCCCTgtgacccggtcccggataagcggtggaaaatgaatggatggaggaaaaacaacaaccaactCCTCATCTTTTTATCAGCACTGTTGAACAATTACATACATTAGAACAGTTAACCTACTCTATAAGTCTTCAAAGAGAATTAAGAGTTAAAAGATGGTAAAAgtagtgtttttatttcacccATACCAAAGAGACTTCATGAGTAAAACTCTCTATTATACAACTTCATAATTCATAATAACTTACAGCACTTAGTTTATGTCCTGTGACCTCATGCTGAACTGTTTGtactttttgcatttttttcttgttctatTTTGTATACTAGTGTTCTGTAGTTACTCTgtgaaatgcacaaaaaatagaaaagtatgaaaaaaataaaatcactccAATCCTACCCTCTCACCCACGTGTCTTAAATGGAAGAGATTGGTACCTTAACTTATTGCTTTGGTCATGTTGGAGTCTATGAGTTTATTGGTCTAATATTTTgtctgaaatagaaaaaaatattgctACTAAAATAAGAGATGGACCCTGTGTCTTTTACATTGGCCTCCCGAGCCGACACTTAGCATGACAATATAATAAGAGGTTGTATAGTTTTCTGACTTATGCAGAAAGGAAGAATGTTTTTATGCAGTGGATCAGTGAAAGAGTATCAACTGTTAAAGACTGGGAAAAGGTAGTTTCAGTGGATTTCGTACTGGATTTCTTACCATTCGATTACCTTTAATGTGTCTTACATTTTGTATGTTTCATACGTTGAACCTGATGGGCTTGCGTGCGCGAGTGTGAGTCAGCCAGCTCCACAGTGGCAAGGATCAGCAACTATTACCCCGTGCTTGACTTCTGCTTCATGCCAGAATCTCCTCAGCAACACAGTGCAGAGATACTCGGCCTGGACTGATCCAGGATCGTTGTCCCAGAGATGAGATTGCTATCCGCAGGGCCGCTGTACCGACGGAACGTTCCCCAGCTCCGGACATCAAAGTTGCTGGTCCGCCCCAAGTGCCACCTCATCCTCTCCTcagttctacttcgtaagtgcttagcccgcctacgggcttcgctagtggcatacctccaatctctgtccaatccactgagactatacaaagcttgacgcaccaatcccccgcacgcgatggcgcagcgccacgcccc includes these proteins:
- the LOC115387651 gene encoding interferon-induced protein 44-like isoform X4, which encodes MEDIARYTTYKIEKSKKESYNFVFNDTKGLEEPTNSGIDVEDIKCVLKGHVRDGYKFDSENPISEDDDLYNANPTLNDKVHVVVFVIPADKISLISETMRTKMRNIRLAASEEGIPQLIVLTKVDEYCPKVKEDITHVYRSRSLKEQVDKASQLLGLPPNCIFLVKNYHTEMAPNDNMNALILFALRQMINLGEDYLNSLPEPEEDEPEVEPEDEPEKE
- the LOC115387651 gene encoding interferon-induced protein 44-like isoform X2 — its product is MGGVLLSKPWRTLPEDYEKSLYDVKLYKPRMKSVKHVRILLHGPVGTGKSTFINSVNSLFQRRITCGAMSDGANWTSFTQKYTTYKIEKSKKESYNFVFNDTKGLEEPTNSGIDVEDIKCVLKGHVRDGYKFDSENPISEDDDLYNANPTLNDKVHVVVFVIPADKISLISETMRTKMRNIRLAASEEGIPQLIVLTKVDEYCPKVKEDITHVYRSRSLKEQVDKASQLLGLPPNCIFLVKNYHTEMAPNDNMNALILFALRQMINLGEDYLNSLPEPEEDEPEVEPEDEPEKE
- the LOC115387651 gene encoding interferon-induced protein 44-like isoform X1, with amino-acid sequence MFVFIILPLVLLSKPWRTLPEDYEKSLYDVKLYKPRMKSVKHVRILLHGPVGTGKSTFINSVNSLFQRRITCGAMSDGANWTSFTQKYTTYKIEKSKKESYNFVFNDTKGLEEPTNSGIDVEDIKCVLKGHVRDGYKFDSENPISEDDDLYNANPTLNDKVHVVVFVIPADKISLISETMRTKMRNIRLAASEEGIPQLIVLTKVDEYCPKVKEDITHVYRSRSLKEQVDKASQLLGLPPNCIFLVKNYHTEMAPNDNMNALILFALRQMINLGEDYLNSLPEPEEDEPEVEPEDEPEKE
- the LOC115387651 gene encoding interferon-induced protein 44-like isoform X3, with the translated sequence MKSVKHVRILLHGPVGTGKSTFINSVNSLFQRRITCGAMSDGANWTSFTQKYTTYKIEKSKKESYNFVFNDTKGLEEPTNSGIDVEDIKCVLKGHVRDGYKFDSENPISEDDDLYNANPTLNDKVHVVVFVIPADKISLISETMRTKMRNIRLAASEEGIPQLIVLTKVDEYCPKVKEDITHVYRSRSLKEQVDKASQLLGLPPNCIFLVKNYHTEMAPNDNMNALILFALRQMINLGEDYLNSLPEPEEDEPEVEPEDEPEKE